DNA from Nocardioides seonyuensis:
GCGCTGGTCGACCTCGCGGACGATGTCGAGGAGGTCCTTGCGGGTGCGCTTGAGGTCCTCGAGCTGCTCGGTGAGGAACTTGTGTCGCTCCTCCATCGCGGAGAACTCCTCGAGCGCCAGCGGGTTGACCCTCCCCAGCATCGCCAGTGCTCGCTCGGCCGAGCGCAGTCGCTTGACCTGGTCCTCACGCACGAACGGGACCGGCTCGGGTGTCTCCTCCCCCTCGGCGACCTCTCCGAAGAACGGCACGAGCGTCTCGGGGCCGTAGTCGTTGGCGAGGCCGTCGGGGTCGAGTCCCAGCTCCTCGAGAGCGCGCTCCTCGAGCTGCTCGATGCGCATCTTCTGCTGGGTGCGGGCCATCTCGTCGCGGTGGACGGAGTTGACCAGCTCGTCGTGCTCACGCGCCAGGTCGCGCAGCGACGCGCGGACCGCCATGAGCTCCTGCTCGCGACCCTGCCGGGACTCCTCGATCGCCGCCCGCTCGTCGGCCGCCAGCATCACCGAGCGCTCGAGCCGGTGGAGCACGAACCCGACGGCCGAGGCGACTGCCTCGGCCGCACGACCCTCACGGATCAGTCGCTCACGGCGCTCGGCGGCGCGGGCACGCGACTCGCGCTCGGCGGCGGCTGCTCGTAGGAGGGAGTCGGCGCGGCCGTGGAGGGCTCGCGCTCGCTCCTCGGCCGTGCGCAGCGCGAGGCGGGCGTCCATCTCGCCCTGGCGCGACGCCCTGGCCGCTTCGACGAGGCGCTCACGCTCGCTCACGTCGGGGTCCTCCTCGGGCGCCTCCTGAGCCGCACCGAGACGAGCCTCGAGGTCGGCCAGGCCGGCCTGGTCCTTCTCGCGGGCTTCGCGCGCCGCGGCCAGGCTGCGCTCGAGGCGGTCGGCCTCTCCACGGGCGGCACGCGCCTGCGAGCCGTGCTGGCCGAGCTCCTCGGCGACGGCGGCGAGCGTGGCGTCGGACTCGTGGAGCTTGGCCAGCGCGACGTCCACGCGCTTGAGGGCGTCGTGCCGCTGGGCCTCCAGCCGGGAGATCTCGAAGCCGAGCCGTTCGGTGGTGGCGGTCGCCTCGGCGAGCTGGCTCGTCGCCTCGTCGACGGCTGCCTGGACCTCGATGAGGCTCGGCTGGCTGGACGATCCACCGGCTGCGTAGTGGGCCCCGATCACGTCCCCCTCGCGGGTCACTGCGGTGACGTCGGGGAGCTCACCCACGAGGGCACGCGCCGATGAGAGGTCGTCCACCACGGCGACCTTGTGCAGGAGCCGGGTCAGCGCGCCGGACAGCTCGGCGGGAGCCTGCACGACGTCGAGGGCGTACGGCGTCCCGCTCGGCAGCCCGGGCCAGTCGCGGTCCTCCGCCGGTCCACCCCCCACGAGCAGCCCGGCGCGACCCAGGTCCTCGCCCTTGAGGTGCTCGATGGCACCGACCGCCGCGTCGGCACCGGTCACGACGACGGCGTCGGCCGCGGCGCCCAGCGCTGCCGCGACGGCTGCCTCGTAGCCGTGCTGGACGTCCAGCAGAGCAGCCACGGAGCCGAGCATGCCGCCGACCCTGTCGGTGGCGGCGAGCAGGGCGCCGGCGCCGTCCTTGCGGTTCAGGCCGATCTCGAGCGCGTCCCGTCGGGCGACGAGGCCGGCACGGTCACGATCTGCCGCCTGAGCTGCCTCCCGGGCGGTCGCGAGCTTCTCCTCGATGTCGTCGAGGAGGCCGACGGCCGCCTCGTGCTCCTCGTCCAACCCCTCCTCGCCGGCGTCCAGGCCGGCCACGCGCGTCTCCAGCGCGGTGAAATCGGCCTGCGCGCGCTCGGCACGCGCGAGGGCCTCCTCGCGCGCCTCCGAGAGTCGTCGGATCTCCTCGTCGGCGGCCTCGGCCCGGGACTTCACGGCGTTGACCTGCCCGGCCAGCCGGGCGAGCCCCTCCCGGCGGTCGGCGGCTGCCCGCTGGAGGCCCGCGATCCTGCGGTCCTCCTCTGCGGCTGCGTCCTCGGCCTCGCGGCGGGCGGCGACCGCCGACTCAAGTGTCGTGCGGTGCTCCTCGACCTGGGCGCCGATCTCCTGCTCCTGGAGGCGCACGCGCTCGGCCTCGGCCTCGAGCTCGTCGGGGTCGCGGCCGGAGTCGACACCGTCGGGCTCTGCGGCGCCGGCCGCGTTGCGGATGCGCTCGCCGGCCAGGGACTGGATCCCGCGGAGCCGCTCCTTGAGACCGGAGAGGGCGAACCAGGTCTCCTGGGCTGCTGCCAGCCGTGGCAGGTCCTCACGCAGGGCGGCCTCGAGCCGCGACTCCTTCTCGCGGGCGGTGGCGGTCTCGGCCTCCACCTGCTCGCGCCGCTTCACCAGCAGCGACTCGTCCGACATCTCCTGCTCGAGCGCACGCCGGGCGGTCACCAGGTCGTCGGCCAGGAGCCTCGCCTTCGCGTCACGCGCGTCGGCCTGGACGGTCGCGGCCTTGCGGGCCACCTCGGCCTGTCGGCCGAGCGGCTTGAGCTGGCGCCGGATCTCGCTGAGCAGGTCGCCGAGACGGGTGAGGTTGCCGTCGGTGGAGTCGAGCTTGCGGAGCGCCTTCTCCTTGCGCTTGCGGTGCTTGAGGACACCGGCGGCCTCCTCGATGAAGCCGCGCCGGTCCTCGGGGGTCGCGTGGAGGATGGAGTCGAGCTGGCCCTGCCCGACGATGACGTGCATCTCGCGCCCGATGCCGGAGTCGCTGAGCAGCTCCTGCA
Protein-coding regions in this window:
- the smc gene encoding chromosome segregation protein SMC; translation: MYLKSLTLKGFKSFASSTTLQLEPGITCIVGPNGSGKSNVVDALAWVMGEQGAKSLRGGKMEDVIFAGTSGRPPLGRAEVQLTIDNTDGALPIDYSEVTISRTMFRNGGSEYAINNQSCRLLDVQELLSDSGIGREMHVIVGQGQLDSILHATPEDRRGFIEEAAGVLKHRKRKEKALRKLDSTDGNLTRLGDLLSEIRRQLKPLGRQAEVARKAATVQADARDAKARLLADDLVTARRALEQEMSDESLLVKRREQVEAETATAREKESRLEAALREDLPRLAAAQETWFALSGLKERLRGIQSLAGERIRNAAGAAEPDGVDSGRDPDELEAEAERVRLQEQEIGAQVEEHRTTLESAVAARREAEDAAAEEDRRIAGLQRAAADRREGLARLAGQVNAVKSRAEAADEEIRRLSEAREEALARAERAQADFTALETRVAGLDAGEEGLDEEHEAAVGLLDDIEEKLATAREAAQAADRDRAGLVARRDALEIGLNRKDGAGALLAATDRVGGMLGSVAALLDVQHGYEAAVAAALGAAADAVVVTGADAAVGAIEHLKGEDLGRAGLLVGGGPAEDRDWPGLPSGTPYALDVVQAPAELSGALTRLLHKVAVVDDLSSARALVGELPDVTAVTREGDVIGAHYAAGGSSSQPSLIEVQAAVDEATSQLAEATATTERLGFEISRLEAQRHDALKRVDVALAKLHESDATLAAVAEELGQHGSQARAARGEADRLERSLAAAREAREKDQAGLADLEARLGAAQEAPEEDPDVSERERLVEAARASRQGEMDARLALRTAEERARALHGRADSLLRAAAAERESRARAAERRERLIREGRAAEAVASAVGFVLHRLERSVMLAADERAAIEESRQGREQELMAVRASLRDLAREHDELVNSVHRDEMARTQQKMRIEQLEERALEELGLDPDGLANDYGPETLVPFFGEVAEGEETPEPVPFVREDQVKRLRSAERALAMLGRVNPLALEEFSAMEERHKFLTEQLEDLKRTRKDLLDIVREVDQRVEQVFTQAYEDVSKAFDSTFARLFPGGEGRLVLTEPGDMLNTGIEVEARPAGKKVKRLSLLSGESVPWSRWRSSSPSSRRAPPRSTSSTRSRPPSTTPTWVACWRSTRSCARTPSSSSSPTRSARWRSVTRCTASPCEATGCPLSSRSACATPSRPEPTRRRGQAVRHWTVMAWIIESLATALMRFPATSGARNTLGALRPRSVRVAGPVVVICLVMSTIVVPW